ACACGCTTCCATCGTTCCGCCGGTGGCAAGCAAGTCGTCCACGATCAAGACGCGTTGGCCCGGCTTGACCCCATCGACATGGATCTGAAGCTCATCCGTCCCATACTCCAACTCGTAAGCGAACGAGTGCATATCGAACGGTAGTTTTCCCGGTTTACGAATTGGTACAAAACCGGCTCCGAGTCGAATCGCCAGCGGTGCCGCGAAGATGAACCCACGCGCTTCGGCGGCCGCAACCACATCGATCTTGGCGTCCAAAAACGGCTCGGTTAACGCCTCGACGGCCGCAGCCAATGCTTGCGGGTCCGCCAAGATCGGCGTGATGTCGCGAAATAGAATTCCCGGTTTTGGGTAATCGGGAATGTCACGGACGAAACGGCGAAGATCCAACATGGCGACAGCTCGTGAGTTGTGAAACAAAAAGGGGATCAATACAGCCTAAAGCAGGCCGGAACCAGAAAACAGCACACTCCCGCAGGGGGCCCATGATGGATCGACACCGCAACGGTGACCAACGCCCGCGAACGGAGCCTTTCATTCGCCACCCACGTTACGTGCTGGCGGGCGGCTCGGGCTTGCCGCGGATCACGCGGATTTCATCGAGATCGAGATCTCGTAATTCCTGCTCTTTGCGTTTCAAGTCGTCATCCGCTTCGCGGGGCGTTGGACGATCTTCGCGAGGCTTGGGCAGCTCAGAGTCCGATGCAGAATCGGATTTGATATCATCGGTATCTGGTTCAGGACGATCTTTTTGGCTCCTCAACGCACGCTCTTTTTCATCGGGGCTGAGTGGCAAATCGCGGCTCACCAATTCCGATGCACGGACTCCAGCCGGGTCAAACAGACTTCCGACACGCCCCTCGTCGCGGCGCGTCCGCTGCCATACCCCTCCGTACGCTGGATAGGCGAGGTCTTCACAATCGCCACAGATTCGGCATCCTGTCGCCGGAGCGAGTCCAACCAAAATGCCCAACAACAATAGCGTCTTTGTGACAGAGGCAATCATCGTGGAGTAGTCCATCACTCGAGATCCAATCCAGAAGTCCAACGCGCAAACAGAAAACCGATAGCCAACCGTGGCCATCGGTTCTATCGGTTGGGAAAGCTGGACGCCTTGAGGAAAGATTTAACGATTAAGTGAACGGATCCGGTTGTGGCCTCGATCGGCCCCCATCACGCAACACCCGACCTCGCATCACGCGACATTACCCTGCCAGCTTCCCGACGGCTGCGCCAGATGCTTTGCGCGTCCTCGCGGAAATGCAAACCAGGCCCCCCCCTCCCTTTGGTAGGGTCGATATGAACGAGCGGGGAGGGTCTTAGGTGTCCCTGGGTCGTTCGCTACGGCTCCACACGCACAGAAGCCATCCCCCCCGCCTGAGTTTCGATTCGCCGAACGGTTTGGCGACTTTCGCTACTTCCAACGAGGCAGTCAAAGTCTGCGGGAACGCCCTAAAACTATTTCCGGTCTTTTTGCTCGATTCGCTAAAGTCGACCTATCGGGTCGGCTTCACAAAATGAGACAAGGGAATCAGACCTAATCTCATCACGCCATGCGGAGCAAACCCCCTTGTTGGATCTTCCCCACCTTCTCCGTATCGTTGATGCGATCATCCTTCCCATGCTCGCCATCGGCATCCTGTTCTTGAGCAAAATCAGCTCGGGCGAGCGAGCTCGATGGGCCGAACGTCAGTTTTACGTGGCATTGATGGTAATGACCTTCGTCACCCTGCGAACGGTCGCGTTGAGCGGCGATTTATGGTTGGTTCACACCGGGACACTGGGGATTATGATTATCGGGTCGTTGATGGTGCGGACTCAAGGGACGCCCCTGGCGATGCAACCTCGTTTCCACCTGTAATGCTGTAACATGCCCGATATTCACTCGTCCTCGTCCAACGCTCCTGCCCCCACCTCCGCCGCTACGGCCCCCACCATGGTCGAGGTCATTCCAGGAGGTCCGGTGAGCGGAGTGATTCAGCCACCGGGCAGTAAAAGTCTGACCAATCGAGCCTTGATTTGTGCCGCGTTCGCAGCGGGCACGTCCCAGCTTCGCGGGGCGCTTCGCAGCGAAGACACCGAGGTCATGATCGACGCGCTGCGCACCATTGGCGTGAACATCGACGTGACCGAGGGGGGACGCACGATCACCGTCCACAACGACACCGTCCACAACGACACCGTCCACAACGACACCGTCCACAACGACACCGCCAAAACCGCATCGAAGCCTGACAACGAACCCTATCCGTTGTTCATCGCCAACAGCGGAACGACGATCCGATTTCTCACTGCCGCGTTGTCGGCCGCCGGTGGCCAATTTCGACTGCACGGCGTCCCACGGATGCACGAGCGTCCTATCGGTGACTTGATTGACGCCATCTCCACCGTGATCCAAGGCAGTATTACCGCCGAGTCTCCGCAGGGTTGTCCCCCGGTGTCGATCGATTCGGCCGGTTGGCGCGAAGGTGAAATCGAAGTCGGTGGTGCGGTCAGCAGCCAATACCTCAGTGGCTTGATGATGGCAGCCCCGATCGGGCCACGCGATGCGAATCCGCCGAGATCTCAAACCACTCGGATCGCGGTCCAGGGCGAGTTGGTCTCACGCCCCTACGTCGAGATGACTTGCAGAGTGCTCGAGTCGTTCGGAGCAACCGTAAAAACGATCACGTCGGGACTCGCGGCCGGCCAGAGCGTCGCGTTTGACATTTCACCCGCAACCACGACCGACGGCTACGGCTATCGCGGCATCGACTATGCCATCGAGCCCGATGCATCGGCCGCTAGCTATTTCTGGGCCGCGGCGGCCATCAGTGGTGGCTCGGTAACCGTCACCGGTTTGACTCACGCGGCAATGCAAGGCGATGTCGGATTTGTCGATGTGCTGAAACAAATGGGTTGCGAAGTCGATGAGCACGAAGCGGGCATTACCGTCACCGGCGGTAGACTGCATGGCATCGACGTCGACATGAACGCGATCAGCGATACCGTGCAAACCTTGGCGGTCGTGGCGCTGTTCGCAACCGGCCCCACACGCGTGCGTGGCGTTGCCCACAATCGCTTCAAAGAAACGGACCGGATCGGCGACTTGGCATGCGAGTTGACCAAACTTGGCGCCCATGTCACCGAACATGAAGACGGTTTGACGATCACGCCTCCGGCCAACGGCAGCGAAGGCTTACACGGTGCCGTACTGCAAACCTACC
The genomic region above belongs to Novipirellula galeiformis and contains:
- a CDS encoding adenine phosphoribosyltransferase, with translation MLDLRRFVRDIPDYPKPGILFRDITPILADPQALAAAVEALTEPFLDAKIDVVAAAEARGFIFAAPLAIRLGAGFVPIRKPGKLPFDMHSFAYELEYGTDELQIHVDGVKPGQRVLIVDDLLATGGTMEACCRLLEKCDAEIVGCSFLIHLVQLGGEARLSPYHVHSVLSYDQDDDETELSIQNEFPGPSA
- the aroA gene encoding 3-phosphoshikimate 1-carboxyvinyltransferase; amino-acid sequence: MPDIHSSSSNAPAPTSAATAPTMVEVIPGGPVSGVIQPPGSKSLTNRALICAAFAAGTSQLRGALRSEDTEVMIDALRTIGVNIDVTEGGRTITVHNDTVHNDTVHNDTVHNDTAKTASKPDNEPYPLFIANSGTTIRFLTAALSAAGGQFRLHGVPRMHERPIGDLIDAISTVIQGSITAESPQGCPPVSIDSAGWREGEIEVGGAVSSQYLSGLMMAAPIGPRDANPPRSQTTRIAVQGELVSRPYVEMTCRVLESFGATVKTITSGLAAGQSVAFDISPATTTDGYGYRGIDYAIEPDASAASYFWAAAAISGGSVTVTGLTHAAMQGDVGFVDVLKQMGCEVDEHEAGITVTGGRLHGIDVDMNAISDTVQTLAVVALFATGPTRVRGVAHNRFKETDRIGDLACELTKLGAHVTEHEDGLTITPPANGSEGLHGAVLQTYHDHRMAMSLSLAGLRIAGVKIMDPSCTGKTYPEYFADLEQLIGRAHHWSTLST